From a single Vespa crabro chromosome 22, iyVesCrab1.2, whole genome shotgun sequence genomic region:
- the LOC124431747 gene encoding RING finger protein 17-like isoform X10 has translation MQMSQTEIENNEAVETSITQHFARLHGVLQNIERRMIDKVHEQNNSYIKNITELETQLKSHQNQLQGALLVASTAKENIKRIDLENVICKLKDIADVPCHLIKESLINEDKIIFKPDESIIDVLEKHCTLQIPSKMQFYLLRTKLLPENYQVEPLDNTIAISNNPSMEEELSVLPNKTISVTSLSSGNTESSLRLESYELVKVLKVVDPSCFYVRNMSTQKQAEKLTNDLEAYSTNAINPTNDIIVGTMYMLKYCTRREKKWQRGKVIKINLNQNGDKTYDILYVDNGYIERNVSIKRFKLIPYYLAAVPILATKCSLHNISPTNDRWSKSATDTFRKLINKNDSLLMYVVHTVGNIHYVDLCFKSNNPQEENNSIRDLMIFMKHGTLMSSQKLKILNPLPIVIYFHEELEMEIYVYVTVQHVESPNSIYVTKIGENRKHINKLMKDMMLFYKKNSGRNTLTCPLEINTPCALYSNGIWYRGLIKKIINEKYIDVFCVDFGYTITSEHNMLKSLPHYYMSSRMQAIHISLKDLTPLSEDHNQWSLQTIQITKLQLTNKNVKIISMFKNENIYDVYLYINNINFNSMLINKGFAEPIGPIALIYQENKDLLSLKQDRNEENKNPLPIDVKWNNEETMTNDQPMIESDPFKVSIQVHKAISPDCIYVSDVSREEGKFIFMSKLQDFYRKYHSPQEKNWTKDSVCVVYSKKDKSYFRAYILNVITSKEVLVSFYDMAIEEIIPIEHIQPLDRQFRQEPAYIFKVKLAGILPCGGSKIWPSVSCQKLSEIIDENQSSQFYITKMSDMEQNKEIIPVQLWMKQSKPDGPLSPMKTEINSINKMLVEAGFALPIKDYNAKIDKILAIEFKRQLLETQIGYQDNEENIKWFSVNEGLECSIESNEQNNNEISASEIISMHLNIRSKNEEEVENVKDEEEKYEVKNEVEDEIEYEVEDEIEDEIEDEEEEEEEDEDEDADAGADADEDEDEDEDEDEDEDEDDSNTTSSINDAIQVPILTDWLPALPIKKKNFIAIPTYLDHSGMIYLHSKKNAKRTLEYIETMLADSYKKIKIKPCDRKWKEGDICIAQYHGNKKWYRAKVLAVLDENTIEVLFVDYGNIEECSIGLIKKRVILEHIPIQCIKCIVPGLNPEQGKWKVEDLDRIHVFLVEKECKVTVLEKTDTHLVVSITLLKPKQCDLLSFVTNELGIRLASNSIYTNPIEISDNITSDNISSNSSNVIIEKYIVNNRTISDIDTDTEMIMEYLSDIDSDIISDNSMIIINNLDEIDNHNNNLQMIKKELVHTNLEITNIDCFDTYIPIIIPNDIDTFEVDLCYTETATIYYTQIRENKKSKILNDYYNRYKILMESLQREAPKQPLIESLVSNTPCCALFNDDIWYRCIIKKTTKIKNSKKTFVHLWYVDFGNDEYRKVTLEDCNLRTLKKEWFSVPTIAIKCQLWNINVATSKKFSNIIVEIEKMYRKYSNRITVKVKERCKDHLSVELYVDKTCKKLIYNSLIRDGFFQINKTKKD, from the exons ATGCAAATGTCGCAAACGGAAATAGAAAACAACGAAGCTGTCGAAACTTCGATAACACAACATTTTGCTCGTTTGCACGGCGTCCTACAGaatatcgaaagaagaatgatCGATAAAGTTCATGAACAGAATAATAGCTATATTAAGAATATCACGGAACTCGAGACCCAACTGAAGTCCCATCAAAATCAATTACAGGGAGCATTATTG GTAGCCTCTACCGCGAAAGAGAATATCAAAAGAATCGATTTGGAAAATGTCATATGCAAATTGAAAGATATCGCCGATGTACCTTGTCACTTGATAAAGGAATCACTTATTAACGAGGACAAAATAAT ATTTAAACCCGACGAAAGCATCATCGATGTTCTAGAAAAACACTGTACTCTTCAGATACCTTCGAAGATGCAATTCTATCTATTGCGTACCAAACTCTTGCCCGAAAATTACCAAGTGGAACCTTTGGATAACACCATAGCCATTTCGAATA ATCCCTCGATGGAAGAAGAACTTTCGGTTCTACCAAACAAAACCATTTCCGtgacttctctttcttctggaAATACCGAAAGCTCCCTTCGATTGGAAT CTTATGAATTGGTTAAAGTACTGAAGGTCGTCGATCCTTCCTGCTTTTACGTTCGAAATATGTCGACTCAGAAGCAAGCGGAAAAATTAACGAACGATCTTGAAGCTTATAGCACGAACGCGATCAATCCaacaaatgatattatcg tCGGTACAATgtatatgttaaaatattgCACGCGACgggaaaaaaaatggcaaCGTGGGAAGGTCATAAAAATTAACTTAAATCAAAACGGCGATAAAACCTACGACATATTGTACGTCGACAATGGATACATCGAACGTAATGTATCGATTAAACGCTTTAAGCTGATACCATATTATTTGGCAGCAGTACCTATATTGGCAACAAAATGTTCCCTCCACAACATCTCACCGACGAATGATCGTTGGAGCAAGAGTGCTACCGATACATttcgtaaattaattaataa AAATGATTCACTATTGATGTACGTCGTTCATACCGTTGGCAATATACATTATGTCGATCTTTGTTTCAAATCGAATAATCCGCAAGAAGAAAATAACTCGATACGcgatttaatgatatttatgaaaCATGGCACCCTTATGTCGTCCCAGAAATTAAAg ATATTAAATCCATTACCAATAGTCATTTACTTTCACGAGGAACTTGAAATGGAGATATACGTTTACGTTACAGTTCAACACGTCGAATCACCCAACTCCATATACGTTACGAAG ATTGGAGAAAATCGTAAACATATCAACAAACTTATGAAGGACATGATGTTGTTTTACAAAAAGAATTCAGGACGTAATACGTTAACCTGTCCTCttgaaataa ataCTCCATGCGCGTTATACTCAAATGGAATATGGTATCGTGGATTAATCAAGAAAatcattaatgaaaaatatatcgatgtaTTTTGTGTTGATTTTGGATATACTATTACATCGGAACATAATATGTTAAAATCATTGCCGCATTATTACATGAGCAGTAGAATGCAg gCGATACATATTTCCTTGAAAGATTTAACTCCATTGTCCGAAGATCATAATCAATGGAGTTTACAGACAATACAGATAACGAAGCTACAATTGACGAATAAAAATGTCAAAATTATATCTatgtttaaaaatgaaaatatttatgacgtttatttatatattaacaatattaatttcaattctaTGTTAATCAATAAAGGTTTCGCCGAACCAATAGGACCAAT CGCGTTGATATATCAGGAGAACAAAGATTTGTTATCTTTGAAACAGgatagaaatgaagaaaataaaaatccttTACCGATCGATGTAAAATGGAATAACGAAGAAACAATGACAAATGATCAACCGATGATCGAATCCGATCCCTTTAAAGTATCCATTCAAGTGCATAAAGCGATATCGCCCGATTGTATTTATGTTTCTGACGTGTCACGCGAAGAAGGAAAGTTTATATTCATGTCGAAGTTACaagatttttatagaaaatatcattCACCTCAAGAAAAGAACTGGACGAAGGATTCCGTTTGTGtcgtttattcgaaaaaagataaaagttatTTTCGCGCTTATATATTAAACGTCATTACGTCGAAAGAAGTTCTAGTATCATTTTATGATATGGCAATCGAGGAAATAATTCCAATTGAGCATATACAACCGTTAGATCGACAATTTCGACAAGAACcggcatatatatttaaagttaAGCTCGCCGGTATTTTACCATGTGGCGGTTCAAAAATCTGGCCTTCCGTGTCTTGTCAAAAATTGTCAGAAATAATAGACGAAAATCAAAgttcacaattttatattacgaaaatg tcgGACATGGAACAGAATAAAGAGATAATACCCGTTCAACTGTGGATGAAACAATCAAAACCAGATGGACCATTATCGCCAATGAAAACGGAAATCAATTCTATTAACAAAATGTTAGTAGAAGCTGGATTTGCTTTACCAATAAAAGA TTACAATGCAAAAATAGATAAGATACTGGCTATTGAATTTAAACGACAATTATTAGAAACACAGATAGGATATCaggataatgaagaaaatataaaatggttCTCTGTTAATGAAGGATTAGAATGTTCCATTGAATCGaatgaacaaaataataatgaaatttctgcgtcagaaataatatcaatgcatttaaatatacgttcgaaaaatgaagaagaagtcgaaaatgtaaaagacgaagaagaaaagtatgaAGTAAAGAATGAAGTAGAAGATGAAATAGAGTATGAAGTAGAGGATGAAATAGAGGATGAAAtagaagacgaagaggaagaggaagaggaagatgaagatgaagatgcaGATGCAGGTGCAGATgcagatgaagatgaagatgaagatgaagatgaagatgaagatgaagatgaagatgattcTAATACTACATCGAGCATTAACGATGCTATCCAAGTACCAATTTTAACAGATTGGTTACCGGCACttccaataaaaaagaaaaacttcatTGCCATACCAACGTACTTGGATCACTCTGGaatgatttatttacattctaaaaaaaatg CAAAAAGGACGTTAGAATATATAGAGACAATGTTAGCTGATTCTTATAAAAAGATCAAGATAAAACCATGCGATAGAAAATGGAAGGAAGGAGATATATGTATCGCGCAGTATCATGGCAACAAAAAGTGGTACAGAGCAAAAGTATTAGCCGTGTTAGATGAAAATACGATAGAG GTTCTATTTGTTGATTATGGAAATATCGAAGAATGTTCGATTggacttataaaaaaaagagttatTTTAGAACATATACCAATCCAGTGTATTAAATGCATTGTTCCCGGTTTAAATCCG gAACAAGGAAAATGGAAAGTAGAAGATTTGGATAGAATACATGTATTTCTTGTGGAAAAGGAATGTAAAGTTACTGTTTTAGAAAAAACTGATACGCACTTAGTT GTATCGATCACATTATTGAAACCAAAACAATgcgatcttctttctttcgttactAATGAATTAGGAATCCGTTTGGCATCTAATTCAATATATACGAATCCTATCGAAATATCGGACAATATTACTTCAGACAATATATCTTCGAATTCTTCGaatgtaattattgaaaaatatatagtgAATAATAGAACAATCTCTGATATAGATACAGATACTGAAATGATTATGGAATACTTATCAGATATAGACAGTGATATTATTAGCGATAattctatgataataataaataatctcgATGAAATagacaatcataataataatttacaaatgattaaaaaagaattagttcATACTAATTTAGAAATTACAAATATCGATTGTTTTGACACATATATACCAATCATTATTCCCAATGACATTGATACCTTTGAAGTAGACTTATGTTATACTGAAACAGcaactatatattatactcaaataagggaaaataaaaaatctaag atattaaacgattattacaatcgttataaaatattaatggaaAGTTTACAAAGGGAAGCTCCTAAACAACCATTGATCGAAAGTTTAGTTTCCA ATACTCCCTGTTGTGCCTTGTTTAACGATGATATTTGGTAtagatgtattattaaaaaaactaccaaaataaaaaattcaaagaagaCTTTCGTTCACTTATGGTACGTTGATTTTGGAAATGATGAATATCGAAAAGTAACATTGGAAGA ttgtAATCTACGtacattgaaaaaagaatggtTCAGTGTACCAACAATAGCTATAAAATGTCAATTATGGAATATTAATGTTGCCACTAGTAAAAAATTCTCGAACATAATAGTGGAAATCGAAAAAATGTACCGAAAGTATAGTAATCGTATAACCGTTAAAGTTAAG GAACGTTGTAAGGACCATTTGTCTGTGGAATTATACGTGGATAAAACATGTaagaaattgatttataattctttaatcAGAGACggtttttttcaaataaataagacgaagaaagactga